One window from the genome of Nitrosopumilus sp. encodes:
- a CDS encoding hemolysin family protein: MVELWMELAALAGLIGLSGFFSGLEVALVGTTQATVERLVKEKRRGSKALYKLKSNPGWMMSAVNLGNNLVNIGSSALATVVAIKIFGDSGLGIAVGIMTFLIIIFGEVTPKTYCNANASKVALRSSGILLFFSYATFPVVWILEKITRGMIKITGSDYHPPALTEKEIRGIIDQGFKDDALEKTERDLVHGALNFDDTVIRAVMTPRTKMFVLPANMLIFDALPLINQSSHSRFPIYGKTNDDIVGFIHVRDVLRVLEDENKMMTLKQISRDPVFASQEKMVSALLKEMKGRKTHMAIVIDEHGGVEGLVTLEDLIEEIVGEIEDETDAEKKAKFHVVDKNTIITSGDVEIDKINEIFKTEIPQGDDFSTLNGLLHHKLQDIPHEGDKVEVNHLKIIVQKVVKNLPVEVRIEKINEKS, encoded by the coding sequence ATGGTAGAACTCTGGATGGAGCTTGCTGCATTAGCAGGATTAATTGGGTTATCTGGATTTTTTAGTGGATTGGAAGTTGCACTAGTTGGAACTACTCAAGCTACAGTTGAACGTTTAGTTAAAGAAAAACGAAGAGGTTCTAAAGCACTCTACAAGTTAAAATCAAATCCTGGATGGATGATGTCTGCAGTAAACCTAGGCAATAATTTAGTAAACATTGGTTCATCAGCACTGGCAACTGTAGTTGCAATAAAAATTTTCGGGGATAGCGGATTAGGTATTGCAGTGGGAATTATGACCTTTTTAATTATTATTTTTGGGGAAGTGACTCCAAAAACTTATTGTAATGCTAATGCCTCAAAAGTAGCATTAAGATCTAGTGGCATATTGCTCTTCTTTAGTTATGCTACTTTTCCAGTAGTTTGGATTTTAGAAAAAATTACACGCGGAATGATAAAAATTACGGGAAGTGATTATCATCCACCTGCACTAACCGAGAAAGAAATCAGAGGCATAATAGATCAAGGGTTTAAAGATGATGCATTAGAAAAAACAGAACGAGATTTAGTTCATGGTGCATTAAACTTTGATGATACAGTAATCAGAGCAGTTATGACTCCCAGAACAAAGATGTTTGTACTGCCAGCAAACATGTTAATTTTTGATGCATTACCATTAATCAACCAAAGCTCACATTCCAGATTTCCAATTTATGGAAAAACAAATGATGACATTGTAGGATTCATTCACGTACGTGATGTTTTAAGAGTGTTAGAAGACGAAAATAAAATGATGACATTAAAACAAATTTCTAGAGACCCCGTGTTTGCATCTCAAGAAAAAATGGTAAGTGCTTTATTAAAAGAAATGAAGGGTAGAAAAACACACATGGCAATAGTTATTGATGAACATGGAGGGGTAGAAGGACTAGTTACATTAGAAGATCTTATCGAAGAAATTGTGGGAGAAATAGAGGATGAAACAGATGCAGAAAAGAAAGCAAAATTTCATGTTGTGGATAAAAATACCATAATAACAAGTGGAGATGTAGAAATTGATAAAATTAACGAGATATTCAAAACAGAAATTCCTCAAGGAGATGATTTTTCAACATTAAATGGATTACTGCATCACAAATTACAAGACATTCCACATGAGGGAGATAAAGTAGAAGTTAATCATCTTAAAATCATCGTTCAAAAAGTTGTTAAAAATTTACCTGTAGAAGTTCGTATAGAAAAAATTAATGAAAAAAGCTAA
- a CDS encoding glycosyltransferase: protein MDKKIIVTKLKNAIEQSLGDDGRNQYLLKRLNQNKEIINSDRRYLEKILDFEITNVDFEQPKTHNLLSKNDKSVFLNPNMIKCTKCKTDINLDEKSSRYQNKWYHANCIDVVIQNSKPTIPTASHKKSKPDPVQIGLTVTIVAFLVASVYFILGPLSMIAMGIGGVLTLYHVLGSTGKLYSKNKPGQKAPSIFLMFLLGSPFLIGTMIAYEGYTLLESPVRIILLWALTISFWSVMLFVPMAVVSKYREDMQENVKTFPKVSVVIPAYNEEKVIANTIEGLLETKYPNKEIIFVDDGSKDATLSIASRYKDKIRVLHKENGGKATALNYGMVYAKGEIIVIVDADTIIGRNALKEIVKGFEVNEHVAAVAGNIKVRNRKNWITICQALEYITGIQIIRRAFDIFGSITIVPGALGAFRKSFLTEAGAYGKDTIVEDFDQTIKLLKAGLITQGSSKATAYTEAPNTLKDFVAQRKRWYRGNIQVLKRHSDALTNPRFGYLQRLSLPYLFLGMVVTPIIGFIATANAILGVIMGDGLYILQISAIFIVVHYLMTALALRIDKEDPKLLWYAIFLVFGFKQIVDFLLLKAIIEQLRNKKAIWTSAKRVGI, encoded by the coding sequence TTGGATAAAAAGATCATCGTTACAAAGCTAAAAAATGCTATTGAGCAATCACTAGGAGATGATGGAAGAAATCAATATTTGTTAAAAAGACTAAATCAAAATAAAGAGATTATAAATTCAGATAGACGATATTTAGAAAAAATTTTAGATTTTGAAATAACCAATGTGGATTTTGAGCAACCAAAAACCCATAATCTGTTATCTAAAAACGATAAATCTGTTTTTTTAAATCCAAATATGATAAAATGTACCAAATGTAAAACAGATATCAATCTCGATGAAAAATCATCTAGATATCAGAATAAATGGTATCATGCAAATTGTATTGATGTCGTTATACAAAATTCAAAGCCTACAATACCAACGGCATCTCATAAAAAATCGAAACCAGATCCGGTCCAAATAGGATTAACAGTAACAATCGTGGCGTTTCTTGTAGCTAGTGTATATTTCATTTTAGGACCACTTAGCATGATAGCAATGGGTATTGGAGGAGTCCTTACACTGTATCATGTATTAGGTTCTACAGGCAAATTATATTCTAAAAATAAACCAGGGCAAAAGGCTCCATCGATATTTTTAATGTTCCTTCTAGGATCTCCATTTCTCATAGGTACAATGATAGCTTATGAAGGATATACACTGTTAGAATCTCCAGTAAGGATAATTTTACTATGGGCATTAACCATATCATTTTGGTCTGTTATGTTATTTGTCCCAATGGCAGTTGTAAGCAAATATAGAGAAGACATGCAAGAAAATGTAAAAACATTTCCTAAAGTTTCAGTAGTCATACCTGCATATAATGAAGAGAAAGTAATTGCAAACACCATAGAAGGTTTACTAGAAACAAAATACCCCAATAAAGAAATAATTTTTGTAGATGATGGGAGTAAAGATGCAACATTATCAATCGCATCTAGATATAAAGATAAAATCAGAGTGCTGCATAAAGAAAACGGAGGAAAGGCTACTGCATTAAATTATGGAATGGTTTATGCCAAGGGTGAAATAATTGTGATTGTTGATGCAGATACAATTATTGGAAGAAACGCACTAAAAGAAATTGTAAAAGGATTTGAAGTTAATGAACATGTAGCTGCTGTTGCAGGAAACATAAAAGTAAGGAATAGAAAAAATTGGATAACTATATGCCAAGCACTAGAATACATTACAGGAATTCAAATTATTCGTAGAGCATTTGACATATTTGGTTCAATCACCATAGTTCCAGGAGCACTAGGAGCTTTTAGAAAATCTTTTTTGACTGAAGCAGGAGCATATGGAAAAGACACCATCGTAGAAGATTTTGATCAAACTATTAAACTACTAAAAGCAGGCCTCATCACCCAAGGAAGTAGTAAAGCAACAGCATATACAGAAGCCCCTAACACTTTGAAAGATTTTGTGGCGCAGAGAAAACGGTGGTATAGAGGCAATATTCAAGTTTTAAAACGTCATTCAGATGCACTGACAAACCCAAGATTCGGATATTTGCAAAGGCTGTCATTACCTTATCTATTTTTAGGCATGGTTGTAACCCCTATTATCGGATTTATTGCTACTGCAAATGCAATATTGGGAGTTATTATGGGAGATGGTTTGTACATCCTCCAAATTTCTGCAATATTCATAGTAGTGCACTATCTTATGACTGCATTAGCATTAAGAATAGATAAAGAAGATCCAAAATTGTTGTGGTATGCAATATTTTTGGTTTTTGGATTCAAACAAATAGTAGATTTCCTGTTGTTGAAAGCAATTATAGAACAATTAAGAAACAAGAAAGCTATTTGGACTAGTGCAAAGAGAGTAGGAATATAG
- a CDS encoding response regulator: protein MTAKNSVLIIEDSPAVGMLLAEFMRKLGYTDIKTAETGHAGITLFKQYVQDGITPLIFLDYNLPDSTANSIMSQILPIKPFTKIIIETANGKEEETIKEVIGLGAYHYLQKPIHFNDVERIITILEEEESYLEKKSQQKETSKDTDIDEEKITEHINFILTTTSQISLNKISQILGFSNNVVDDYLKKLESKGRLVQLDSKKEIACNQCDSIRTSQIFYCPNCKSSNFKLGKLIEHYDCGNITEEGTYQNDLCPNCKKEIKALGVDYRVMQNHYICNDCNEFFPEISTSYICLKCENKFKLEDARWKSSVNYKVVNTK, encoded by the coding sequence TTGACTGCTAAAAATTCTGTTCTAATAATTGAAGATAGTCCTGCTGTAGGTATGCTTTTAGCTGAATTCATGCGAAAATTAGGATACACAGACATCAAAACTGCTGAAACTGGACATGCTGGCATTACTCTTTTCAAACAATATGTTCAAGATGGGATAACCCCGTTAATTTTTTTAGACTATAATTTACCTGATAGTACTGCAAATTCTATCATGTCTCAGATTTTACCAATCAAACCATTCACTAAAATTATCATTGAAACTGCAAATGGTAAAGAAGAAGAAACAATTAAGGAAGTAATTGGTTTAGGCGCATATCACTATCTCCAAAAACCAATCCATTTTAATGATGTAGAAAGAATAATTACTATTTTAGAAGAAGAAGAATCCTATTTAGAGAAAAAATCTCAACAAAAAGAAACATCTAAAGATACTGATATAGATGAAGAAAAAATTACTGAACACATTAATTTTATTTTAACAACCACCAGTCAAATCAGTTTAAATAAAATTTCCCAAATTCTTGGATTTTCGAATAATGTTGTTGATGATTATTTAAAAAAATTAGAAAGTAAAGGTAGGCTAGTTCAATTAGATAGTAAAAAAGAAATTGCATGTAATCAATGTGATTCTATTAGAACATCTCAGATTTTTTATTGTCCTAATTGTAAGAGTTCTAATTTCAAATTGGGCAAACTTATAGAACACTATGATTGTGGGAACATTACTGAAGAAGGAACTTATCAAAACGATCTATGTCCTAATTGTAAAAAAGAAATCAAAGCATTAGGGGTGGATTATAGAGTAATGCAAAATCATTACATTTGTAATGACTGTAATGAATTTTTTCCTGAAATTTCTACTAGTTACATTTGCTTGAAATGTGAAAATAAATTCAAACTTGAGGATGCTAGATGGAAATCAAGTGTAAATTATAAAGTAGTCAATACAAAATAA
- a CDS encoding thioredoxin domain-containing protein — protein MIHGPSIAIGSGISAIVIIIAFIAFEEITNPAELKIEPTPTIQPIGPAKITMNTFLANGSPILGNPTAPVTLIEFGDYQCHFCNVFFHSTEDSILKNYVETGKVKMIFKDYNIIGPDSVNASHGAHCAKDQGLFWEYHDILYTNWTGENNGWASSENLGRFAQEIGLDMDIWTECMLEGMHSQTILGSNEDAKSLELTGTPAFFVIGPDGKTTRLFGAQPYETFEKVFEDELKQ, from the coding sequence ATGATACATGGTCCCTCTATTGCAATAGGATCTGGAATATCTGCAATAGTAATAATTATTGCATTTATAGCATTTGAAGAAATAACAAACCCTGCGGAATTAAAAATAGAGCCTACACCCACTATTCAACCAATAGGTCCTGCAAAAATCACAATGAATACATTTTTGGCAAATGGTTCACCCATACTTGGAAATCCCACAGCTCCAGTAACTTTGATTGAATTTGGTGACTATCAATGTCATTTTTGTAATGTTTTCTTTCATTCTACAGAAGACAGTATTTTGAAAAATTATGTAGAAACAGGCAAGGTCAAAATGATCTTTAAAGATTACAACATTATTGGTCCTGATTCAGTAAATGCCTCACATGGAGCCCATTGTGCAAAAGATCAAGGATTGTTTTGGGAATATCACGATATTTTGTACACTAATTGGACGGGAGAAAATAACGGGTGGGCATCATCGGAAAATCTTGGAAGATTTGCACAGGAAATTGGATTAGACATGGATATCTGGACTGAATGTATGTTAGAAGGAATGCACTCTCAAACAATCTTGGGAAGCAATGAGGATGCAAAGAGTTTGGAACTTACTGGAACGCCCGCATTTTTTGTCATAGGACCAGATGGAAAAACAACAAGGTTGTTTGGAGCTCAGCCTTATGAAACTTTTGAAAAAGTTTTTGAAGATGAATTAAAACAATAA
- a CDS encoding hydroxymethylglutaryl-CoA synthase has translation MAAGIDDIAIYIPRLYLDASDFADNRGLDPVKLQKGLGVSQMAIVDANQDPACLAANACLRIMQKNKLSPEDIGRLYVSTESAFDESKAMNSYVVGMLEQVYGQGAFEHCGGVETKFACVSGSYALYDNTNWIRAGEAEGKHALVVVSDIAKYDMGSSGEMTQGAGAVVMLLNDNPRLLAFDPKVTSTSIKDEYDFYRPFGKETPIVHGQYSNLLYMIQVRKALEAYKKKVISTGLIKMEPGETILDHMDYINMHLPYSNMGKKALAYLVRHEWRQLPRWKKILQEIGIEEPIPKDPRGTIESVLGDEEFMAKDHEFTKLFTKTQAYQEVYESKLSSSLIASSMIGNLYTASLYLGFRSSLEFEYQKGIDLDGKRIGFGSYGSGSSAMVFSGVVQPTYKEIVKNMNLETEIGERRRLTWEEYEELHENKLSPEESMVDSKKEFVLVHVDTEKESRGERRYIFNE, from the coding sequence ATGGCAGCTGGAATTGACGATATTGCAATCTACATCCCTAGATTATACCTAGATGCATCTGATTTTGCAGATAATAGAGGACTAGACCCAGTCAAATTGCAAAAAGGTCTAGGTGTTTCTCAAATGGCAATTGTGGATGCAAATCAGGATCCAGCATGTCTAGCTGCAAACGCATGTTTACGAATAATGCAAAAAAATAAACTGTCACCTGAAGATATTGGCAGATTGTATGTTTCAACAGAATCAGCATTTGATGAATCAAAAGCAATGAACTCGTATGTTGTAGGTATGTTAGAACAAGTTTACGGACAAGGTGCATTTGAGCATTGTGGAGGAGTTGAAACTAAATTTGCTTGTGTAAGTGGGTCGTATGCACTTTATGATAATACAAATTGGATTAGAGCAGGAGAAGCAGAAGGAAAACATGCGTTAGTAGTAGTGTCAGATATTGCAAAATATGATATGGGTTCAAGTGGAGAAATGACACAAGGTGCAGGGGCAGTAGTTATGCTTCTAAATGACAATCCAAGATTGTTAGCATTTGATCCCAAAGTAACATCCACATCCATTAAAGATGAATATGATTTTTACAGACCATTTGGAAAAGAAACTCCTATTGTTCATGGCCAATACTCCAATTTACTATACATGATTCAAGTAAGAAAAGCACTTGAAGCATACAAGAAAAAAGTAATCTCAACAGGACTGATCAAAATGGAACCAGGTGAAACAATTTTAGATCATATGGATTACATCAATATGCATTTGCCATATAGCAATATGGGGAAAAAAGCATTAGCATATCTAGTTCGACATGAATGGAGACAATTACCAAGATGGAAGAAAATTTTACAAGAAATAGGAATTGAAGAACCTATTCCAAAAGATCCTCGTGGAACCATAGAATCAGTATTGGGAGATGAGGAATTCATGGCAAAGGATCATGAATTCACTAAACTGTTTACAAAAACACAAGCATATCAAGAAGTCTATGAATCAAAACTATCAAGTTCACTTATTGCATCCAGTATGATTGGTAATCTTTACACGGCATCATTGTATTTGGGATTCCGAAGTAGTCTAGAATTTGAATATCAAAAAGGAATTGATCTTGATGGAAAAAGAATAGGATTTGGTTCCTACGGAAGTGGAAGTAGTGCCATGGTGTTTAGTGGAGTGGTACAACCAACCTACAAAGAAATTGTAAAGAACATGAATTTGGAAACAGAGATTGGAGAAAGAAGAAGGCTTACTTGGGAAGAATATGAAGAATTACATGAAAACAAGTTATCTCCAGAAGAATCTATGGTAGATTCAAAAAAAGAGTTTGTTCTTGTACATGTAGATACAGAGAAAGAATCCAGAGGAGAAAGACGTTATATTTTCAATGAATAG
- a CDS encoding threonine synthase yields MQGDAYLKCIDPQCGLEYPIDNTNVQCEKGHLLDVKYKKTPSTTLKEIFYKRRNSEGSIFNESGVWRFRDLLNFCQIDTENMEECSKYLVSLDGSEGRQSKPYHMSKAANFIGISNDNLWLQPEGYNPSGSFKDNGMATAVTHAKMVGAKKIVCASTGNTSASAGMFAANEGINCDVYIPAGQIAPGKLSQAYQFGAQIVEVDGNFDDALKQSLDDAQNHDGYTVNSVNPFRIEGQKTIPFRALEYLNWEVPDWIVYPGGALGNTSSCGKALMELYEWGWIKKIPRIAVINSEGASTLSDLYNGKFEGEELRWNKGKPNTELISKYYEYLDNEGLRPKTKATAIQIGRPANILKGLRALEFTNGVATTVSDSEMLDGMSVVGLNGFDCEMASGASVIGIKKLMNEEIIKKDDIVVGILTGRQKDAMIPVDYHRNPENRFAKPPKN; encoded by the coding sequence ATGCAAGGTGATGCTTATCTCAAATGTATTGATCCCCAATGTGGATTAGAATACCCTATAGATAACACCAATGTGCAATGTGAAAAAGGGCATCTTTTAGATGTAAAATACAAAAAAACACCTTCAACAACACTAAAAGAAATTTTTTACAAACGAAGGAATTCTGAAGGAAGTATTTTCAATGAAAGTGGAGTATGGCGTTTTAGAGATTTGTTAAATTTTTGTCAAATAGATACAGAAAACATGGAAGAATGTTCAAAATATCTTGTTTCTCTTGATGGTTCTGAAGGCAGACAATCAAAACCATATCATATGTCAAAAGCTGCAAATTTTATTGGAATTTCAAATGATAATTTATGGTTGCAGCCTGAAGGATACAATCCTAGTGGTTCATTCAAGGATAATGGGATGGCAACAGCTGTTACACATGCAAAAATGGTAGGTGCAAAAAAAATTGTTTGTGCATCTACAGGTAATACCTCAGCATCAGCAGGAATGTTTGCTGCAAATGAAGGAATCAACTGTGATGTGTATATTCCTGCAGGTCAAATTGCTCCAGGAAAACTCAGTCAAGCATATCAATTTGGTGCACAGATTGTGGAAGTAGATGGAAATTTTGATGATGCGTTAAAACAATCATTGGATGACGCGCAAAATCATGACGGATATACAGTAAATTCAGTAAATCCATTTAGAATCGAAGGTCAAAAAACAATTCCTTTTAGAGCATTAGAATATTTGAATTGGGAAGTACCTGATTGGATTGTTTATCCTGGAGGAGCATTAGGTAATACATCTAGTTGTGGTAAGGCGTTAATGGAATTGTATGAATGGGGATGGATAAAAAAAATTCCAAGAATTGCAGTAATTAATTCGGAAGGAGCAAGCACATTATCTGATTTGTATAATGGAAAATTTGAAGGAGAAGAGCTTAGATGGAATAAAGGAAAACCAAATACAGAACTTATCTCAAAATATTATGAATATTTAGATAATGAAGGGTTAAGACCAAAAACAAAAGCTACTGCAATTCAGATTGGTAGACCTGCAAATATTTTGAAAGGATTACGAGCATTAGAATTTACAAATGGTGTAGCAACCACAGTTTCAGATTCAGAAATGTTAGATGGCATGTCTGTCGTAGGTCTTAATGGGTTTGATTGTGAAATGGCATCAGGGGCATCTGTGATAGGTATTAAAAAATTAATGAATGAAGAAATTATTAAAAAAGACGACATAGTAGTAGGTATTCTCACTGGAAGACAAAAAGATGCCATGATTCCTGTAGACTATCATAGAAATCCAGAAAATAGGTTTGCAAAACCTCCTAAAAATTAG
- a CDS encoding polysaccharide deacetylase family protein → MKPKYLGLCLIISFLVIITSVETLDAEELEKIEVEIKYTNGDRADHSEIKLLVYQDFNKEVFLEKKLESNPDVIMVPENHRYKIEVFVNGIYADVEYVQLDNTSKKIQINIPLSGGLKINVFYEDGETPIEDARVVIKTFDNAELRQGITNKMGETLRYWIQSTVNPDEYYIVDVYLGEIFLKSQYPVKLLPGSSINEKIIVGVPKIVEDLITVTLYNNSTNKVSSSNDKITVTLNKKLGNESITSNVDFRGQAKFSNLKTGTYNVKIEPNLENLWPETEIQIIGKDNQFNIFKKEIQNVSEKQELSHIESCNCVAFRFDDVQDYWLNKVQIQFMQVFVDKNIPLTIGVISDSFGNDLTLLDFVKSQKNNKFDIANHGIGNNPFTEFVKEEQDAKLKLSMQLLKEKLGIDSKVFIPPQNRFNEDTKQVLSDNGFTHISSSLLHGDPPPFPLKGEELYQFPEIATTGTFEPDQNIFVGISHEQTFTDVINGLDNYGFAVITSHPQEFSKVVNGTYVNESNLEQILELKKLIERIESEGIQIVLIREMNLDSQTNTSEQSVPVWIKNNARWWADGTIEDKTFVQGIEYMVKNGIIKVSEKSQTNTSEQSVPVWIKNNARWWADGTIEDKTFVQGIEYMVKNGIILY, encoded by the coding sequence ATGAAACCAAAATATCTAGGACTGTGTTTGATTATTTCATTCTTAGTGATAATAACATCTGTTGAGACTCTAGATGCAGAAGAATTAGAAAAAATCGAAGTCGAAATAAAATACACTAATGGAGATAGAGCAGATCATAGTGAAATAAAATTATTAGTGTATCAAGATTTTAACAAAGAAGTATTTTTAGAAAAAAAATTAGAAAGTAATCCTGATGTCATAATGGTTCCTGAAAATCACAGATATAAAATTGAAGTATTTGTCAATGGAATTTATGCGGATGTAGAATATGTACAATTAGATAACACATCAAAAAAGATCCAAATCAATATTCCATTATCAGGAGGTTTGAAAATTAATGTGTTTTATGAGGACGGGGAAACTCCAATTGAAGATGCAAGAGTAGTCATCAAAACTTTTGACAATGCAGAATTACGTCAAGGAATAACCAACAAAATGGGAGAAACTTTACGTTATTGGATTCAATCAACAGTTAATCCTGATGAATATTATATAGTAGATGTTTATTTAGGAGAAATATTTCTGAAATCACAATATCCTGTAAAATTACTACCAGGATCATCAATTAATGAAAAGATAATAGTCGGAGTACCAAAAATTGTAGAGGATTTAATTACTGTAACTCTATACAATAATTCAACAAACAAAGTCAGTTCATCAAATGATAAAATTACAGTTACGTTAAACAAAAAATTAGGGAATGAATCAATAACAAGTAATGTTGATTTTAGAGGACAAGCTAAATTTTCAAATCTAAAAACAGGCACATATAATGTAAAAATTGAACCTAATTTAGAGAATTTATGGCCTGAAACTGAAATTCAAATAATTGGAAAAGATAACCAGTTCAATATTTTCAAAAAAGAAATTCAAAATGTTTCAGAAAAACAAGAATTATCTCATATAGAATCTTGTAATTGTGTGGCATTTAGATTTGATGATGTACAAGATTATTGGTTAAATAAAGTACAAATTCAGTTTATGCAAGTATTTGTTGACAAAAATATCCCACTAACCATAGGTGTTATTTCAGATTCATTTGGAAATGATTTAACATTGTTGGATTTTGTAAAATCTCAAAAAAATAATAAATTTGATATTGCCAACCATGGAATTGGAAACAATCCCTTTACGGAATTTGTGAAAGAAGAACAAGATGCGAAATTAAAATTATCAATGCAATTGCTTAAAGAAAAATTAGGTATTGATTCCAAAGTATTCATTCCTCCTCAAAACAGATTCAATGAAGACACAAAACAAGTATTATCAGATAATGGGTTTACACATATCAGTTCAAGTCTACTTCACGGTGATCCTCCGCCATTTCCATTAAAAGGAGAGGAGTTATATCAATTCCCAGAAATTGCAACTACTGGAACGTTTGAACCAGATCAAAATATCTTTGTAGGGATTTCACATGAACAAACATTTACCGATGTAATAAACGGTCTAGATAATTATGGGTTTGCAGTAATTACTTCTCACCCGCAAGAATTTTCAAAAGTGGTTAATGGAACATATGTTAATGAATCTAATTTAGAACAGATCTTAGAACTGAAGAAATTAATTGAAAGGATTGAAAGTGAAGGAATACAAATTGTGTTAATTAGAGAAATGAATTTGGACTCTCAAACCAATACATCTGAACAAAGTGTTCCTGTGTGGATTAAAAATAATGCAAGATGGTGGGCAGATGGAACAATTGAGGATAAAACATTTGTTCAAGGAATTGAATACATGGTAAAAAATGGAATTATCAAAGTATCAGAAAAATCTCAAACCAATACATCTGAACAAAGTGTTCCTGTGTGGATTAAAAATAATGCAAGATGGTGGGCAGATGGAACAATTGAGGATAAAACATTTGTTCAAGGAATTGAATACATGGTAAAAAATGGAATTATTTTGTATTGA
- a CDS encoding type II glyceraldehyde-3-phosphate dehydrogenase, which translates to MKQIFVNGYGSIGSRIVSFLKDDPEIVVVGVGKYSPDKKVEEAISKGLDVYVPESKIDSFSSYKISGTIESALDKSDLVIDASPGGHGFKNKKNLYEPKNIPAIYQGGESTMGSEAVSDLLFNSRANYDQALGKFHVMQGSCNVTGMGRILEPLRDKFSEQLVRFDVTLVRRWADIEQTEKKLSDTIEMTEKPHHGDDVKLYFGKDAPLYVRAIKVPTRQMHLHIMDIRFKNVAPKPSIIHDIFTNEFGVATLWTAKGTKDVRDYAQTMDFNFTDTNMIHIHANMTTSIGDTVQMMYSDDQTGIVIPENHMLMQAMLFERSYQDAFAHTESIFHMKEKKKMLEEHFKNN; encoded by the coding sequence ATGAAGCAAATATTTGTCAATGGATATGGTTCTATTGGGAGTAGAATTGTTTCATTCCTCAAAGATGATCCTGAAATAGTAGTTGTAGGTGTTGGAAAATATTCTCCTGATAAAAAAGTAGAAGAAGCAATTTCTAAAGGTCTTGATGTGTATGTTCCTGAATCAAAGATTGATTCTTTTTCAAGTTATAAAATATCTGGTACAATTGAATCGGCATTAGATAAATCTGATTTAGTAATTGATGCTTCCCCTGGTGGACATGGGTTTAAAAATAAAAAAAATCTATACGAACCAAAAAATATTCCTGCAATTTATCAAGGCGGGGAATCTACTATGGGTTCTGAAGCTGTTTCTGATTTATTGTTCAATTCTAGAGCCAATTATGATCAAGCATTAGGAAAATTTCATGTTATGCAGGGTAGTTGTAATGTTACTGGTATGGGACGTATTCTAGAACCACTACGTGATAAATTTAGTGAACAGCTAGTCAGATTTGATGTAACTTTAGTTAGAAGATGGGCAGACATAGAACAAACAGAAAAAAAATTATCCGACACAATTGAAATGACTGAAAAACCTCATCACGGTGATGACGTCAAACTCTATTTTGGAAAAGATGCTCCTCTATATGTTAGAGCAATCAAGGTACCTACTCGTCAAATGCATTTGCATATTATGGATATTAGATTCAAAAATGTTGCGCCTAAACCATCTATTATTCACGATATATTCACAAATGAGTTTGGAGTTGCAACATTATGGACTGCAAAAGGTACTAAGGATGTAAGAGATTATGCTCAAACTATGGACTTTAACTTTACAGATACGAATATGATTCACATTCATGCAAATATGACTACATCTATAGGTGACACTGTACAAATGATGTATTCTGATGATCAAACTGGAATTGTGATTCCTGAAAACCATATGTTGATGCAAGCAATGCTTTTTGAACGTTCATATCAAGATGCATTTGCTCATACTGAATCTATTTTTCACATGAAAGAAAAGAAAAAAATGTTAGAAGAACATTTTAAAAACAATTAG